In one window of Macrobrachium rosenbergii isolate ZJJX-2024 chromosome 11, ASM4041242v1, whole genome shotgun sequence DNA:
- the LOC136843178 gene encoding integrin alpha pat-2-like codes for MIMKVTVFVLGMSLLQHALTFNIDIKSSVSVTGPAGSNFGFSVAMWWRDGMSRLVIGAPGYSASGGNWLQHHPIQEGAVFLCNFTEDMSYESCNLLSRNFDVTDAQDMTRNLEEFGFGSTVVAGGRNNTSLLVCAPQSYNVFKRGQFHSYKTLGECVLLDSSSSSGVRIKPNEGGQEYIDDFVYCGFSASFSKDNTAVFMSCPSISLDSSKFKIITYNITTRRVQQFDLTDICDGNYYKGWHVAPVSHEDGIVASCVGTGQVNAKVIKTDGSPHSSQSLDVAGLTVGERAGFSLETCDVDGDGEDEVVVGAPFGRVHREYASSLWMETGKIVVLGNRGKHSTYDGPQEFNRFGSSIACLGDLNKDGYQDIAVGAPQHSKGGAVFIYSGSREGLRQQPSQVIHGTDVKPHMVGFGYSLASGHDLDGNGYPDLLVGSPQSNAVVSLRTAPVIKIGVHSFRFSEEQVDLQRPDHTLHLIVEVDYHSERNFVVEMDWILNLDVNQRWGKRILFEENSQASLKRRIKLENVGINNFSFPVYIEISSSEDVVDVSYSDLKMSFIEVRSLTGETIAPVLEDLENPGTQWKDLVRTTSVRLSCSSNITSCIATTNIMIETKTQRMPFDVGLRDVELTIDLTVENATAFDPTLTLMTPQGLVLRRAYFTNTLIDLSCQSDSSCLASSEACLPVQVCTSSRTKLRPADEASIALLFKQKREEVISFTNNHPDPQMNFSVTVGSVNEDFDESDNTLSLTFLPQVSPDFYILGLSAPETLSVEASSSTGDDGVNMTRVQDVFLASDHLNKSDFGPTVKHSYDLTERGDIPLEEIQVDMYWPTRNGTDNRTISLLKTSPKVFPSAAGMCQYNGTFWDHSTFLDNSSFVYAIFSCTVRPGSQKGKITLTTEAVLVKSYFMNAPSSVSLRSQITGRIVSPTSWHFSSSLDKQESEEVMRTLAVLTKVSVIHERGNQLPAPWIIILSVLSGLALLGILVYGMYKVGFFKRRLVPRFQKHEEAIETNNEDSLSNGN; via the exons AT GATCATGAAAGTCACTGTCTTCGTTTTGGGCATGTCCCTTTTACAACACGCGCTTACGTTTAACATCGATATTAAGTCTTCTGTCTCTGTAACTGGTCCAGCTGGTTCAAACTTTGGATTTAGCGTCGCCATGTGGTGGAGAGATGGAATGTCCAG ATTAGTCATTGGGGCTCCTGGATACAGTGCGTCTGGAGGAAACTGGCTGCAGCACCACCCAATACAAGAAGGAGCTGTTTTCTTGTGTAACTTCACTGAAGATATGTCTTATGAAAGCTGCAATTTACTGTCAAGAAATTTCG ATGTGACGGATGCTCAGGATATGACGAGAAACCTGGAAGAGTTTGGATTTGGTTCAACTGTGGTTGCTGGTGGTAGAAATAATACTTCCCTCTTG GTGTGCGCGCCGCAGTCGTACAACGTTTTCAAAAGGGGTCAATTTCATTCTTACAAAACACTTGGCGAATGTGTACtactggattcttcttcttcatcaggaGTGAGAATAAAACCGAATGAAGGTGGTCAAGAATACATAG ATGACTTCGTGTATTGTGGGTTTTCAGCTTCCTTTTCCaaa GACAATACAGCGGTCTTCATGAGTTGTCCCAGTATTAGTTTAGATAGCagcaaat TCAAGATAATAACCTACAATATAACGACAAGACGGGTTCAGCAATTCGATCTAACAGACATTTGTGACGGAAATTACTACAAAGGATGGCATGTTGCTCCCGTCAGCCATGAAGATGGGATTGTAGCATCTTGCGTTGGTACAGGACAG GTAAATGCGAAGGTTATCAAGACTGATGGTAGTCCGCACTCGAGCCAATCACTCGACGTCGCAGGCTTGACCGTCGGAGAGAGGGCGGGCTTCAGCCTCGAAACCTGCGACGTCGACGGAGACGGTGAAGATGAAGTGGTTGTCGGAGCGCCCTTTGGTCGCGTACATCGGGAATATGCCAGCTCTCTTTGGATGGAGACTGGGAAAATTGTTGTTTTGGGAAATAGG ggtaaaCATTCGACTTATGATGGCCCACAAGAATTCAACAGATTTGGCTCAAGCATCGCGTGTCTGGGAGATTTAAACAAGGACGGGTACCAGG ATATTGCAGTGGGAGCGCCACAACACTCCAAGGGCGGAGCTGTGTTCATTTACTCGGGTTCCAGGGAAGGGCTCAGACAACAGCCATCTCAG GTGATCCACGGAACAGATGTCAAACCACATATGGTCGGATTTGGCTACAGCCTGGCCAGTGGCCATGACCTCGATGGCAACGGGTATCCTGATTTACTCGTTGGGTCACCACAGTCTAATGCCGTCGTTTCTCTCAG GACGGCGCCTGTTATAAAGATTGGTGTTCATTCATTCCGGTTTAGTGAAGAACAAGTTGATCTTCAGAGGCCTGATCATACCCTTCACCTTATCGTTGAGGTTGATTATCACAGTGAACGCAATTTTGTTGTTG AAATGGATTGGATTTTAAATCTCGATGTCAACCAGAGGTGGGGAAAGCGGATTCTGTTCGAAGAAAACAGCCAGGCTTCCCTTAAGCGACGCATAAAGCTCGAAAACGTTGGgatcaataatttttcctttcctgtatACATAGAG ATCTCAAGCTCCGAAGATGTGGTGGACGTTTCTTACTCTGACCTGAAGATGTCATTTATAGAGGTCAGATCTTTGACCGGGGAAACTATTGCGCCTGTCTTGGAGGACCTTGAAAATCCAGGGACGCAGTGGAAGGATCTCGTAAGGACAACATCCGTCAGATTAAGCTGCAGCAGCAATATTACCTCTTGCATTGCCACTACCAACATCATGATCGAAACAAAAACGCAAAG GATGCCTTTTGACGTTGGTTTGAGAGATGTAGAGCTAACAATTGACCTAACGGTGGAGAACGCCACGGCCTTCGATCCTACTCTCACCCTGATGACGCCTCAGGGACTGGTATTAAGGAGAGCTTACTTCACTAATACCCTTATTGACCTTTCCTGCCAAAGTGATAGCAGCTGTTTGGCGAGTAGTGAAGCCTGCCTACCTGTTCAAGTCTGTACCTCTTCCCGCACAAAGCTGAGACCTGCTGATGAG GCAAGCATTGCACTCCTGttcaaacaaaagagagaagaggTAATTTCCTTCACCAACAATCACCCAGACCCGCAAATGAACTTCTCTGTGACAGTGGGATCCGTCAACGAAGATTTTGATGAATCCGACAACACTTTGAGCTTGACATTCCTGCCCCAAGTTTCACCAGACTTCTACATCTTAGG ACTGAGCGCTCCAGAAACATTGAGCGTAGAGGCCTCCTCCAGCACGGGTGATGATGGCGTTAACATGACAAGAGTCCAAGATGTTTTTCTTGCCAGTGATCATCTCAA TAAGAGTGACTTCGGCCCTACAGTGAAACACTCCTATGATCTGACAGAAAGGGGGGACATCCCTCTGGAGGAAATCCAG GTTGATATGTATTGGCCTACTCGGAATGGGACGGACAACAGGACCATCTCGCTTCTGAAGACATCACCAAAAGTTTTTCCTTCAGCTGCTGGTATGTGTCAGTACAATGGCACCTTCTGGGATCATTCTACGTTCTTAGACAACTCCTCCTTCGTCTATGCCATTTTTAG TTGTACGGTGCGTCCAGGATCGCAAAAGGGAAAGATAACGCTAACGACAGAAGCCGTTTTGGTCAAGTCCTACTTTATG AATGCACCGAGTTCAGTCAGTCTGAGATCACAGATCACAGGGAGGATCGTAAGCCCTACTTCTTGGCATTTCAGTTCCTCGTTAGACAAACAGGAAAGTGAGGAGGTCATGCGAACCCTCGCCGTCTTGACGAAGGTTTCGGTCATTCACGAAAGAGGGAATCAGCTGCCTGCTCCGTGGATCATTATTCTCTCCGTGTTATCGGGATTAGCACTGCTGGGGATCTTGGTCTATGGCATGTACAAG gtGGGATTTTTCAAGAGAAGATTGGTCCCTAGATTTCAAAAGCACGAGGAAGCTATTGAAACCAATAACGAAGACTCGCTTTCAAATGGAAACTAG